A section of the Streptomyces xinghaiensis S187 genome encodes:
- a CDS encoding ABC transporter substrate-binding protein gives MSTTPAPRPARQRTALGSALAAALLLSGCGAGVASDDKAEAPGKVTVKRCAEPVEYTVPERAVAYEGGSADKLFSLGLVDHVYGYVMPPANPPVEESPWADDYAEVKMLSDDLLNKELVVEAKSDFVVAGWNSGFKDERGITPEILDKLGIQSFMHSESCFNYPGHPEKLTPFEALYTDLDRLGRIFRVEDKADEVVGGLKKRVEAVKAKAPGSDPLPVFLYDSGTDQPFTAGNQVPPNDIIKTAGGRNIFDGLDERWTQVNWEAVAKAEPEVIMILDYGDLPAEKKIDFLKKSSHTKGLPAVRKNNFFILDYNEGVSGPRNIDGLEKFAKYLGELQN, from the coding sequence ATGAGCACGACTCCAGCTCCCCGCCCGGCGCGGCAGCGCACCGCCCTCGGCTCCGCGCTCGCGGCCGCACTGCTGCTCAGCGGCTGCGGCGCCGGAGTGGCATCGGACGACAAGGCCGAGGCCCCCGGGAAGGTCACCGTCAAGAGGTGCGCCGAGCCGGTCGAATACACGGTTCCCGAGCGTGCCGTGGCGTACGAGGGCGGAAGTGCCGACAAGCTGTTCAGCCTCGGCCTGGTCGACCACGTGTACGGCTACGTGATGCCGCCGGCGAACCCGCCGGTGGAGGAGTCACCGTGGGCGGACGACTACGCCGAGGTGAAGATGCTCAGTGACGATCTCCTCAACAAGGAACTCGTGGTCGAGGCCAAGTCCGATTTCGTCGTGGCCGGCTGGAACTCGGGCTTCAAGGACGAGCGGGGCATCACCCCGGAGATCCTGGACAAGCTCGGGATCCAGAGCTTCATGCACAGCGAGAGCTGCTTCAACTACCCCGGGCACCCGGAGAAGCTCACCCCGTTCGAAGCCCTCTACACCGACCTCGACCGGCTGGGCAGGATCTTCCGGGTCGAGGACAAGGCGGATGAGGTCGTCGGCGGGCTGAAGAAGCGGGTGGAGGCCGTGAAGGCGAAGGCGCCCGGGAGCGATCCGCTCCCGGTCTTCCTCTACGACTCGGGCACCGACCAGCCCTTCACCGCGGGCAACCAGGTCCCGCCCAACGACATCATCAAGACCGCCGGCGGCAGGAACATCTTCGACGGCCTCGACGAGCGGTGGACGCAGGTCAACTGGGAGGCCGTCGCCAAGGCGGAGCCGGAAGTCATCATGATCCTCGACTACGGGGACCTGCCCGCCGAGAAGAAGATCGACTTCCTGAAGAAGTCCTCCCACACGAAGGGGCTGCCCGCCGTCAGGAAGAACAACTTCTTCATCCTGGACTACAACGAGGGCGTCAGCGGGCCGCGCAACATCGACGGCCTGGAGAAGTTCGCGAAGTACCTGGGCGAACTCCAGAACTGA
- a CDS encoding DUF4429 domain-containing protein: MGDVLAGFHTVWEFDTDSVLIRFERGIRTPRLFHVLGERRVPYEALSAVELAPGRKGTVVLRAVPRPGADPLMDAAGGQLKEGSDPYRLVLPAERELLAEYYADEMRSALGPDAAAPAPCHLVAAPPPPLSFKAYDGKAVFDGRNVTFRWFWTGASSAKWKAGDQTFPVSELAGVEWRSPEVFDGHLRLLRRGAESAAPGGADQDPAAVVFGLGYGLVHESLPFAASVLEALKAAEPATADCPGGPGRRSPASSVLTAEAPPQARPDPADVADRIRHLGALHDAGLLTDDEFSSKKAELLAEL, from the coding sequence ATGGGTGATGTGCTGGCCGGTTTTCACACCGTCTGGGAGTTCGACACGGACTCCGTGCTCATCCGCTTCGAACGGGGGATCCGCACGCCGAGACTCTTCCACGTGCTCGGCGAGCGGCGCGTCCCGTACGAGGCGCTGTCGGCCGTGGAGCTCGCTCCCGGCAGAAAGGGCACGGTGGTGCTGCGGGCCGTGCCCCGGCCGGGCGCCGACCCGCTGATGGACGCGGCGGGCGGACAGCTCAAGGAGGGCTCGGACCCCTACCGGCTGGTGCTGCCCGCCGAGCGCGAACTGCTCGCCGAGTACTACGCGGACGAAATGCGCTCCGCGCTCGGCCCGGACGCCGCCGCCCCGGCCCCCTGCCATCTGGTCGCCGCCCCTCCGCCGCCGCTCAGCTTCAAGGCGTACGACGGGAAGGCCGTCTTCGACGGCCGGAACGTCACCTTCCGCTGGTTCTGGACCGGCGCCTCCTCCGCCAAGTGGAAGGCCGGGGACCAGACCTTCCCGGTGAGCGAACTGGCCGGCGTCGAATGGCGCTCCCCCGAGGTCTTCGACGGCCATCTGCGGCTGCTGCGCCGGGGCGCGGAGAGCGCGGCGCCGGGCGGCGCCGACCAGGACCCGGCGGCCGTGGTCTTCGGGCTCGGCTACGGCCTCGTCCACGAGTCGCTGCCGTTCGCGGCCTCGGTGCTGGAGGCGCTCAAGGCCGCCGAACCCGCCACCGCCGACTGCCCCGGCGGCCCGGGGCGCCGCTCCCCGGCATCGTCCGTGCTCACCGCCGAGGCCCCGCCACAGGCCCGCCCGGACCCGGCGGACGTTGCCGACCGCATCCGCCACCTCGGGGCCCTGCACGACGCGGGGCTGCTCACGGACGACGAGTTCAGTTCGAAGAAGGCGGAGCTGCTCGCGGAGCTGTGA
- a CDS encoding MerR family transcriptional regulator: MSVVESAPVRRDLCASALPEHPRPAGQDAYTISEVSAWTGLTAHTLRWYERIGLMPDVDRSHTGQRRYTNRDLDWLSFVGKLRLTGMPVADMVRYAGMVRAGDHTFAERRELLAAHREDVRRRITELRDTLDVLDYKIDLYTGGPGTA, translated from the coding sequence ATGAGCGTGGTGGAGAGTGCACCCGTACGGCGGGACCTGTGTGCGTCGGCGCTCCCGGAGCATCCGCGCCCGGCCGGGCAGGACGCGTACACCATCAGCGAGGTCTCGGCCTGGACCGGCCTGACCGCCCACACCCTGCGCTGGTACGAGCGCATCGGCCTGATGCCCGACGTGGACCGCTCGCACACCGGCCAGCGCCGCTACACCAACCGTGACCTGGACTGGCTCAGCTTCGTCGGCAAACTGCGGCTGACGGGGATGCCGGTCGCGGACATGGTCCGCTACGCGGGGATGGTCCGCGCGGGCGATCACACCTTCGCCGAGCGCCGGGAGCTGCTGGCCGCCCACCGCGAGGACGTGCGGCGGCGGATCACCGAACTCCGGGACACCCTGGACGTACTCGACTACAAGATCGACCTCTACACGGGAGGACCCGGCACCGCATGA
- a CDS encoding ABC transporter ATP-binding protein yields MDLGLDGLSVVTDGKSLVHDLSLDVGSGQVVGLVGPNGSGKSTALRCVYRALRPSSGTVRVGGQPLSGLTLRRSAQVVAAMTQDGAVDLDFTVEEVIALGRAPHLQGNQALSRRERELCERAMDRLDIRHLARRGVLTLSGGERQRVLLARALVQEPRILVLDEPTNHLDVRHQVELLSLLRGSGLTVLVVLHDLNLAAAACDRLGVLREGRLVAAGTPEDVLTTELVSEVFGVKASIVPHPLTGDPQLLYSLHPSL; encoded by the coding sequence ATGGACCTCGGACTTGACGGGCTCTCGGTGGTCACCGACGGCAAGAGCCTGGTACACGACCTGTCCCTGGACGTCGGGAGCGGCCAGGTCGTGGGCCTGGTCGGCCCGAACGGCAGTGGCAAGTCCACCGCCCTCAGGTGCGTGTACCGTGCACTCCGCCCCAGCTCCGGCACCGTCCGGGTGGGCGGGCAGCCGCTCTCCGGCCTGACGCTGCGCCGCTCCGCGCAGGTCGTCGCGGCCATGACCCAGGACGGCGCCGTCGACCTCGACTTCACGGTCGAGGAGGTCATCGCGCTCGGACGCGCACCGCACCTTCAGGGCAACCAGGCGCTCAGCCGCCGGGAGCGGGAGCTCTGCGAACGCGCGATGGACCGGCTCGACATCCGCCACCTCGCCCGGCGCGGAGTCCTGACGCTCTCGGGCGGGGAACGCCAGCGTGTCCTGCTGGCCCGGGCGCTCGTCCAGGAGCCGAGGATCCTGGTGCTCGACGAGCCGACCAACCACCTCGACGTACGCCACCAGGTCGAACTGCTCTCACTCCTGCGCGGCTCGGGACTCACCGTCCTGGTCGTGCTGCACGACCTCAACCTCGCCGCGGCCGCCTGCGACCGCCTCGGCGTGCTCCGCGAAGGCCGTCTTGTCGCCGCCGGCACGCCCGAGGACGTCCTCACCACGGAACTCGTGAGCGAGGTGTTCGGCGTCAAGGCCAGCATCGTGCCCCACCCGCTGACGGGTGACCCGCAGTTGTTGTATTCGCTCCATCCCTCCCTGTGA
- a CDS encoding FecCD family ABC transporter permease, which yields MFACAVLSAVLLASVVVAIGLGAAVIMPGETARYLWAAVSGGRIAADEVTTYQIIWQIRTPRVLLAALVGAGLSAIGVAIQAMVRNALADPFVLGVSSGASVGAVGVTVTGGLAALGIYAVSAGAFIGALLASLLVYAASVSRGALSPLRLVLTGVAMSLGFQAVMSLIIYFAPDGEATSMVLYWTMGSFGAASWGALPLVSVVVLLGLVVLYRYSRALDVLALGDETAASLGISPDRHRKALLVLASLVTGVMVAVSGAIAFVGLVMPHVVRMVAGAGHARVLAVAPLAGAIFMVWVDLVSRTLVAPRELPLGVMTALVGVPVFITLMRRRGYLFGGR from the coding sequence GTGTTCGCCTGCGCCGTTCTGTCGGCCGTTCTCCTCGCCTCGGTCGTGGTGGCCATCGGCCTGGGAGCCGCCGTGATCATGCCGGGGGAGACCGCCCGGTACCTGTGGGCGGCTGTCAGCGGCGGCCGCATCGCCGCGGACGAGGTGACCACGTATCAGATCATCTGGCAGATCCGTACCCCACGGGTGCTGCTCGCGGCGCTCGTGGGCGCCGGGCTGAGCGCGATCGGCGTGGCCATCCAGGCCATGGTGCGCAATGCGCTCGCCGACCCCTTCGTGCTGGGCGTCTCCTCGGGCGCCTCCGTCGGAGCCGTCGGTGTCACGGTCACCGGCGGGCTGGCGGCGCTGGGCATCTACGCGGTGTCGGCCGGTGCCTTCATCGGGGCCCTGCTCGCGTCGCTCCTGGTGTATGCGGCCTCTGTCAGCCGGGGCGCGCTGTCCCCGCTGCGTCTCGTTCTGACGGGCGTGGCCATGTCGCTGGGCTTCCAGGCGGTGATGAGCCTGATCATCTACTTCGCGCCGGACGGCGAGGCGACCAGCATGGTCCTGTACTGGACGATGGGCAGCTTCGGTGCCGCGAGCTGGGGTGCGCTCCCGCTCGTGTCCGTGGTCGTCCTTCTCGGCCTGGTCGTGCTGTACCGGTACAGCCGGGCGCTGGACGTACTGGCCCTCGGGGACGAGACCGCCGCGAGCCTGGGCATCAGTCCCGACCGGCACCGCAAGGCGCTGCTCGTCCTGGCCTCGCTCGTGACGGGGGTGATGGTCGCCGTCAGCGGCGCCATCGCCTTTGTCGGGCTGGTCATGCCCCACGTCGTGCGCATGGTCGCCGGCGCCGGCCATGCCCGCGTGCTGGCCGTGGCGCCACTGGCCGGAGCGATCTTCATGGTGTGGGTCGACCTGGTGTCCCGGACGCTGGTGGCCCCGCGCGAGCTGCCCCTGGGCGTCATGACCGCGCTCGTCGGGGTGCCGGTCTTCATCACCCTGATGCGCCGCAGGGGTTACCTGTTCGGAGGCCGTTGA
- a CDS encoding MFS transporter, whose product MSGETQGAAASPGAPAEAAGTAAGTAAGRAVPGHGAVPGDLSMTRLLWPFMLASAVGLVPFTIYSTFLVPIAHAADGGVAALGQLRGLGGLAALAVGTALAPLIDRVRREWAAAGGLAVLAVSAALGASGDFLMLAAFCLLVGAGTAVLNPALTAAAADRFDNDAAAGRAATLITATQSLTALLAAPLVALPALLWGWQGDLWAIAAISSLLALYFLLRGRHRHAADGAATTSADGVEKPGYLESFRLLGALPGVIPLLLVAMLRTAAFMGYLAYLAAFYDERFGLAPETFAIVWTLSGASFFLGNLFAGRLLSAHRTRISSERLMVLALLVALSALAGVFFTESLFSALPLTALVGAGHATVAACVTTLLVHRCGSLRGTALSVNAAGMSFGVFLGAGLGGVGLALGGYPGTAAVLGGLTLVALVLARVVARSAPRPATD is encoded by the coding sequence ATGAGCGGCGAGACCCAGGGCGCCGCGGCCTCCCCCGGGGCTCCCGCCGAAGCCGCCGGCACGGCCGCGGGAACGGCCGCGGGACGGGCCGTGCCGGGCCACGGAGCCGTACCGGGCGATCTGAGCATGACCCGCCTCCTCTGGCCGTTCATGCTCGCCTCGGCCGTCGGGCTGGTGCCCTTCACCATCTACAGCACCTTCCTCGTGCCCATCGCCCACGCGGCGGACGGCGGGGTCGCCGCACTCGGCCAGCTGCGGGGCCTCGGCGGGCTCGCGGCCCTGGCCGTGGGCACCGCGCTGGCACCGCTGATCGACCGCGTGCGCAGGGAATGGGCGGCCGCGGGCGGACTCGCCGTCCTGGCCGTCTCCGCCGCGCTGGGCGCGAGCGGTGACTTTCTGATGCTGGCGGCCTTCTGCCTGCTCGTCGGCGCCGGTACGGCGGTGCTGAACCCGGCGCTCACGGCGGCCGCCGCCGACCGCTTCGACAACGATGCCGCCGCGGGCCGCGCGGCGACCCTGATCACCGCCACGCAGTCGCTGACGGCCCTCCTGGCAGCGCCGCTCGTCGCCCTGCCGGCCCTGCTGTGGGGCTGGCAGGGCGATCTGTGGGCCATCGCCGCGATCTCGTCCCTGCTGGCCCTGTACTTCCTCCTCCGTGGCCGCCACCGCCACGCTGCGGACGGTGCGGCCACCACGTCGGCGGACGGGGTGGAGAAGCCGGGATACCTGGAGTCGTTCCGGCTGCTGGGAGCCCTGCCCGGTGTGATCCCGCTGCTGCTGGTCGCCATGTTGCGGACGGCGGCCTTCATGGGGTACCTCGCCTACCTCGCCGCCTTCTACGACGAACGCTTCGGCCTCGCGCCCGAGACGTTCGCGATCGTGTGGACGCTCAGCGGTGCGTCGTTCTTCCTCGGGAACCTGTTCGCCGGCCGGCTGCTCAGCGCACACCGGACCAGGATCTCCAGCGAACGCCTGATGGTGCTGGCACTGCTGGTCGCGCTGTCCGCCCTGGCCGGCGTCTTCTTCACGGAGTCGCTGTTCTCCGCCCTTCCGCTGACGGCGCTGGTCGGCGCGGGACACGCGACGGTCGCGGCCTGCGTCACCACACTGCTCGTCCACCGCTGCGGCTCCCTGCGGGGCACGGCGCTGAGCGTCAACGCCGCCGGTATGAGCTTCGGCGTCTTCCTGGGGGCCGGGCTCGGGGGCGTGGGGCTCGCGCTCGGCGGGTACCCCGGCACGGCGGCGGTGCTGGGCGGGCTGACCCTCGTGGCACTCGTCCTCGCCCGGGTGGTGGCCCGGTCCGCTCCTCGGCCCGCGACGGACTGA
- a CDS encoding ABC transporter ATP-binding protein yields the protein MTLGADRVSHTAGGGLILDGVGITPPAGAMTGLLGPNGSGKSTLLRILCGVLAPASGVVTLDGHPLGSLRRRDVARRVAVVEQQADTLLELRVADVVRLGRIPHRRAWTPPGPPDERAVRDALERTGLTGRADQPWHTLSGGERQRAQIARALAQEPRELLLDEPTNHLDIQHQHDLLHLVRGLAVTSVVALHDLNLAAMYCDHVVILRQGRVVAAGTPRDVLTEKLIADVYGVRAQVTDPDADGRPHVRVLGTLVRRS from the coding sequence ATGACCCTCGGCGCCGACCGCGTCTCCCACACCGCCGGCGGAGGGCTGATCCTCGACGGCGTCGGTATCACCCCGCCCGCCGGTGCCATGACGGGCCTCCTCGGGCCCAACGGCTCCGGCAAGTCCACCCTGCTCCGCATCCTCTGCGGCGTGCTGGCACCGGCCTCCGGGGTGGTCACCCTGGACGGCCACCCGCTGGGGAGCCTGCGGCGCAGGGACGTCGCCCGCCGCGTGGCCGTCGTCGAACAGCAGGCGGACACACTCCTGGAGCTCCGCGTCGCCGACGTCGTACGGCTCGGCCGCATCCCCCACCGGCGGGCTTGGACACCCCCGGGACCGCCGGACGAGCGAGCCGTCCGCGACGCCCTGGAGCGGACGGGTCTGACCGGCCGGGCGGACCAGCCCTGGCACACCCTGTCCGGAGGTGAACGCCAACGCGCGCAGATCGCCCGCGCACTCGCCCAGGAGCCGCGCGAACTCCTCCTCGACGAGCCGACGAACCACCTCGACATCCAGCACCAGCACGACCTGCTGCATCTCGTCCGCGGCCTCGCCGTCACCAGCGTCGTCGCCCTGCACGACCTCAACCTCGCCGCGATGTACTGCGACCACGTCGTGATCCTGCGGCAGGGACGGGTCGTCGCCGCGGGCACACCCCGGGACGTACTGACCGAGAAGCTCATCGCCGACGTCTACGGAGTACGGGCTCAGGTCACCGACCCGGACGCCGACGGCCGCCCTCATGTACGGGTGCTCGGCACCCTGGTGCGCCGGTCCTGA
- a CDS encoding aldo/keto reductase — MSQDTSRNQDRIARTSLGTGGPEVGVQGLGCMGMSFAYGPTDAAEARATLERALELGVTLYDTADMYGMGENERFIAPFVAAHRDEITLATKFGIVLDPDDPSKRGVRNDRPYIRQCAEASLRRLGTDVIDLYYMHRRDVNVPIEETVGAMAELVGEGKVRQLGLSEVTGAELRAAHAEHPIAALQSEWSLFSRDVERTAVPAAAELGVAFVPYSPLGRGFLTGAFTDAGKDLTQDDFRRTMPRFTGENAEANTALLEPVRKVAEGRGITLGQTALAWVQQRAERYPGLSVVPIPGTRKRSRVEENTAATRIRLTDGELALLDPIADRVAGGRYADMAFTSAGRE; from the coding sequence ATGAGCCAGGACACGAGTCGGAACCAGGACCGGATCGCCCGCACGTCCCTCGGCACCGGCGGCCCCGAGGTGGGGGTGCAGGGCCTCGGCTGCATGGGCATGAGCTTCGCCTACGGGCCCACCGACGCGGCGGAGGCCCGCGCCACCCTCGAACGCGCCCTCGAACTGGGCGTCACCCTCTACGACACCGCCGACATGTACGGGATGGGGGAGAACGAGCGGTTCATCGCCCCCTTCGTGGCGGCCCACCGGGACGAGATCACCCTCGCCACCAAGTTCGGCATCGTGCTCGACCCGGACGACCCGTCCAAGCGCGGTGTCCGCAACGACCGCCCGTACATCCGGCAGTGCGCCGAGGCCAGCCTGCGCCGGCTCGGCACGGACGTCATCGACCTCTACTACATGCACCGCCGGGACGTGAACGTCCCCATCGAGGAGACCGTCGGCGCCATGGCCGAACTGGTCGGGGAGGGCAAGGTAAGGCAGCTCGGCCTGAGCGAGGTCACGGGCGCCGAACTGCGCGCCGCGCACGCCGAACACCCCATCGCCGCCCTGCAGTCGGAGTGGTCCCTGTTCAGCCGGGACGTGGAACGCACGGCGGTGCCGGCGGCGGCCGAACTCGGGGTGGCCTTCGTCCCGTACTCGCCGCTCGGCCGGGGCTTCCTGACCGGGGCGTTCACCGACGCCGGGAAGGACCTGACGCAGGACGACTTCCGCCGGACGATGCCCCGCTTCACCGGGGAGAACGCCGAGGCCAACACGGCGCTGCTGGAACCGGTGCGGAAGGTGGCCGAGGGCCGCGGCATCACCCTCGGCCAGACCGCCCTGGCCTGGGTGCAGCAGCGGGCGGAGCGGTACCCCGGGCTGAGCGTCGTCCCGATCCCCGGCACCCGGAAGCGGTCCCGGGTGGAGGAGAACACGGCGGCCACCCGCATCCGGCTGACGGACGGGGAACTGGCCCTGCTGGACCCCATCGCGGACCGCGTCGCGGGCGGCCGCTACGCCGACATGGCCTTCACCTCGGCGGGCCGGGAGTAG
- a CDS encoding ABC transporter substrate-binding protein: protein MFRTDGPRAWALDAEDIALPGTRPALFLAQFACGVILLTGCGASAGPPSPSSAPARVLDNCGQKVEVTGEGPRRAVSLNQGTTEIMLSLGLADRMAGTATWTDPVMKGLENANAGVERLAENTPSFEKVLDAEPDFVAASFASTLGRGGVATREQFHELGVPTYLSPSDCEGKDNSGSGDGSRTEPLSMDTVYGEIRDLALIFGEEERGEDLVARLKSRVTRATTGLDASDVTLLYWFSDAKSPYMAGCCGAPGIITGELGARNVFDDTAEEWPQINWETVADRNPDVLVIGDLTRKAQTGESAAQKIEFLESNPVTRNMDAVKHQRYVLVSGQAMNPAIRTVEGIEQVAAALRRSGLVK, encoded by the coding sequence ATGTTTCGTACGGACGGGCCTCGCGCATGGGCCCTCGACGCTGAGGACATCGCCTTGCCCGGCACGCGCCCCGCACTTTTCCTCGCCCAGTTCGCCTGCGGCGTCATCCTGTTGACCGGCTGCGGCGCCTCCGCCGGGCCCCCGTCCCCGTCCTCCGCTCCGGCCCGGGTGCTCGACAACTGCGGCCAGAAGGTGGAGGTCACGGGGGAGGGGCCGCGGCGGGCCGTCTCGCTGAACCAGGGAACCACCGAGATCATGCTCTCCCTGGGCCTGGCCGACCGGATGGCCGGCACGGCCACCTGGACCGATCCCGTCATGAAGGGCCTGGAGAACGCCAACGCCGGCGTGGAGCGCCTCGCTGAGAACACCCCGTCCTTCGAGAAGGTCCTGGACGCCGAACCCGACTTCGTCGCCGCCTCGTTCGCCTCCACGCTCGGCAGGGGCGGGGTAGCGACGCGCGAGCAGTTCCATGAGCTGGGCGTGCCCACGTACCTCTCGCCCTCCGACTGCGAGGGCAAGGACAACAGCGGCTCCGGCGACGGGTCCCGCACCGAGCCGCTGTCCATGGACACCGTCTACGGGGAGATACGCGACCTGGCCCTGATCTTCGGGGAGGAGGAGCGCGGCGAGGACCTCGTCGCGCGGCTCAAGTCCCGCGTCACCAGGGCGACAACGGGCCTCGACGCCTCGGACGTCACCCTGCTGTACTGGTTCTCCGACGCGAAGTCCCCCTACATGGCGGGGTGTTGCGGAGCCCCCGGCATCATCACCGGGGAACTCGGCGCCAGGAACGTCTTCGACGACACCGCCGAGGAGTGGCCCCAGATCAACTGGGAGACCGTGGCGGACCGCAACCCCGACGTCCTGGTGATCGGCGACCTCACCCGTAAGGCGCAGACGGGGGAGAGCGCCGCGCAGAAGATCGAGTTCCTGGAGTCGAACCCGGTCACCAGGAACATGGACGCCGTCAAGCACCAGCGGTACGTCCTGGTCAGTGGCCAGGCCATGAACCCGGCCATCCGCACGGTCGAGGGCATCGAACAGGTCGCCGCCGCACTGCGCCGGTCCGGCCTGGTGAAGTGA
- a CDS encoding iron chelate uptake ABC transporter family permease subunit has product MTAALLRTAAGLAALAASVVVAITIGPADIGVADVWSVVVARLGGDAPTLTPIRDGIVWNLRLPRTLLAAVCGAGLALCGAVMQSLLRNPLADPFVLGVSSGASTGAVAVVVLGAGGGVLSVSAGAFVGAVCSFAAMLLLSHTLGGTTDRVVLSGVAAMQLFSALTSFIVVTSADAETTRGVLFWLLGSLSGAGWTDVWLCLAALALALGVCLGHARALDAFAFGQDAAATLGVGVARVRLVLLCVTALLTAALVSSAGAIGFVGLVLPHAARALTGPGHGRLLPVTTLGGAVFLVWIDTLARTVIDPQEVPVGVVTSLVGVPAFVLVLYRTRRTRR; this is encoded by the coding sequence GTGACGGCCGCCCTGCTGCGGACGGCGGCGGGGCTCGCGGCGCTCGCCGCGTCCGTCGTGGTGGCGATCACCATCGGCCCGGCGGACATCGGTGTCGCCGACGTCTGGTCCGTCGTCGTGGCCCGCCTCGGCGGGGACGCCCCCACCCTGACGCCGATCCGGGACGGGATCGTGTGGAACCTCCGGCTGCCCCGCACCCTGCTGGCCGCCGTATGCGGTGCGGGACTCGCCCTGTGCGGGGCCGTGATGCAGTCCCTGCTGCGCAATCCGCTCGCCGACCCCTTCGTCCTCGGCGTCTCCTCCGGAGCCTCGACCGGAGCGGTCGCCGTGGTCGTCCTCGGTGCCGGCGGGGGAGTGCTGTCGGTCTCCGCGGGTGCCTTCGTGGGCGCGGTGTGCTCGTTCGCGGCGATGCTGCTGCTGAGTCACACCCTCGGCGGGACCACCGACCGGGTGGTGCTGTCCGGCGTCGCGGCGATGCAGCTGTTCTCCGCGCTCACCTCCTTCATCGTGGTGACCTCCGCCGACGCGGAGACCACGCGGGGTGTGCTGTTCTGGCTGCTCGGTTCGCTCAGCGGCGCCGGCTGGACCGATGTGTGGCTGTGCCTCGCGGCCCTGGCGCTCGCCCTCGGCGTCTGCCTCGGTCACGCCAGGGCCCTGGACGCCTTCGCCTTCGGGCAGGACGCGGCCGCCACGCTGGGAGTCGGCGTCGCCCGCGTCCGGCTGGTCCTGCTGTGCGTCACCGCGCTGCTCACGGCCGCCCTCGTCAGCTCGGCCGGCGCCATCGGCTTCGTCGGCCTGGTGCTGCCCCACGCGGCCCGGGCCCTCACCGGCCCGGGGCACGGCCGGCTGCTTCCCGTCACCACGCTGGGCGGAGCCGTCTTCCTGGTGTGGATCGACACGCTCGCCCGGACCGTCATCGACCCGCAGGAGGTTCCGGTCGGCGTCGTCACCTCCCTGGTCGGCGTCCCCGCCTTCGTGCTCGTCCTGTACCGCACCCGGAGGACACGGCGATGA
- a CDS encoding pyridoxal-phosphate dependent enzyme: MHEHIAEAVKEPDVVTVPPGAVCLRFETMKLYSALGAVRHLLESGQVQPGDTLVDSSSGIYAHALALACHRYGLNCHIVGSTTVDRTLRVQLEILGATLEQVRPSRNLRLDQNLRVERIGELLRENPHYHWMRQYHDAIHYLGYRDVADLIRKEVPERPLSLVGGVGTGASTGAIAGYLREADRDVRLIGVQPFGSVTFGAGHVSDPDMIIAGIGSSIPFRNVRHELYDRVHWVNFDYAMSGAVGLLRASGIFAGLSAGAAYLATLWERERHTDRTYVFLAADTGHRYVDSAYAHHPDAAGLGSMRPHEVTAQHELKHPWSAMDWPPAGSALPHGGPVLVPERA, encoded by the coding sequence ATGCATGAGCACATAGCCGAGGCCGTCAAGGAACCGGACGTCGTGACCGTGCCGCCGGGCGCGGTCTGCCTGCGCTTCGAGACGATGAAGCTGTACTCGGCTCTCGGCGCCGTACGCCACCTGCTGGAGAGCGGACAGGTCCAGCCCGGTGACACCCTTGTCGACAGCTCCAGCGGCATCTACGCCCACGCGCTCGCCCTGGCCTGCCACCGCTACGGCCTCAACTGCCACATCGTCGGCTCGACGACGGTCGACCGAACCCTCCGTGTCCAGCTGGAGATCCTCGGCGCCACCCTGGAACAGGTCCGCCCCTCCCGGAACCTGCGCCTGGACCAGAACCTGCGCGTCGAGCGGATCGGGGAACTGCTGCGCGAGAACCCGCACTACCACTGGATGCGGCAGTACCACGATGCCATCCATTACCTGGGTTACCGCGACGTCGCCGACCTCATCCGCAAGGAGGTCCCGGAGCGCCCGCTGTCGCTCGTCGGGGGCGTGGGCACCGGGGCGTCCACCGGTGCCATCGCCGGCTACCTGCGCGAGGCGGACCGGGACGTGCGGCTCATCGGGGTGCAGCCGTTCGGCAGCGTCACCTTCGGCGCCGGGCACGTCTCCGACCCGGACATGATCATCGCCGGTATCGGCAGCTCCATCCCGTTCCGGAACGTCCGGCACGAGCTGTACGACCGCGTCCACTGGGTCAACTTCGACTACGCCATGTCCGGTGCCGTCGGACTCCTGCGTGCCAGCGGCATCTTCGCCGGCCTGTCGGCGGGAGCCGCGTATCTCGCCACGCTGTGGGAGCGGGAGCGCCATACCGACAGGACGTACGTCTTCCTCGCCGCCGACACCGGGCACCGGTATGTGGACAGCGCCTACGCCCACCACCCCGACGCCGCGGGCCTCGGATCGATGCGGCCCCATGAGGTCACGGCGCAGCACGAGCTGAAACACCCGTGGTCGGCGATGGACTGGCCACCGGCCGGCAGCGCGCTGCCGCACGGCGGTCCGGTTCTGGTGCCCGAGAGGGCCTAG